A window of the Lactuca sativa cultivar Salinas chromosome 7, Lsat_Salinas_v11, whole genome shotgun sequence genome harbors these coding sequences:
- the LOC111908225 gene encoding uncharacterized protein LOC111908225 isoform X2: MVNSHSHGGNLASSSSSTLRHVSVFTMTTASRRSKKRRKLRKQEVNIRAKFRATKESRPIISPKIKKYWLQRYSLFSRYDEGIKMDEEGWFSVTPEEIAVRHAQRSVGGGVVVDCFAGMGGNSIQFASLGYHVIAIDIDPRKVEMASNNAKIYGVDNYIDFIVGDFLQLAPFLKGNVAFLSPPWGGPSYKNINNFTLDLLKPVNGYTLFQVAQTITPNIIMFLPRNVDVCEVEQLSWLSSPPLNVEIEENYVHGFLKGKTAYFGNVAY, encoded by the exons ATGGTAAATTCCCATAGCCATGGGGGCAATTTGGCAAGCTCTTCGTCTTCAACTCTGCGTCATGTTTCAGTTTTCACAATGACAACGGCAAGTCGTCGATCGAAGAAGCGCAGAAAACTTCGAAAACAAGAGG TGAATATTAGGGCGAAATTTCGAGCTACTAAAGAATCACGCCCCATTATCAGCCCAAAGATTAAAAAGTACTGGCTACAACGATACAGTTTATTTTCAAGGTACGATGAAGGTATCAAAATGGACGAAGAAGGATGGTTCTCAGTCACGCCGGAGGAAATTGCAGTCCGACATGCCCAGCGGAGTGTTGGCGGTGGAGTTGTGGTTGATTGCTTTGCTGGTATGGGTGGCAATTCCATTCAATTTGCTTCATT GGGATATCACGTTATTGCGATAGATATTGATCCTCGAAAGGTTGAAATGGCATCAAACAATGCAAAGATCTATGGTGTGGACAATTATATTGATTTCATTGTCGGAGACTTTTTGCAATTAGCACCATTTCTAAAG GGTAATGTAGCATTTCTTTCTCCACCATGGGGAGGACCTTCATATAAGAATATAAACAATTTTACACTCGATTTACTCAAGCCAGTTAATGG GTATACATTGTTTCAAGTAGCTCAAACAATAACCCCAAACATCATTATGTTTTTGCCTCGAAATGTGGATGTTTGTGAAGTTGAACAACTTTCTTGGCTCTCTTCTCCTCCTCTAAATGTTGAG ATCGAAGAAAATTATGTGCATGGGTTTTTGAAGGGCAAAACTGCTTATTTTGGTAATGTTGCATATTAG
- the LOC111908225 gene encoding uncharacterized protein LOC111908225 isoform X1: MVNSHSHGGNLASSSSSTLRHVSVFTMTTASRRSKKRRKLRKQEVNIRAKFRATKESRPIISPKIKKYWLQRYSLFSRYDEGIKMDEEGWFSVTPEEIAVRHAQRSVGGGVVVDCFAGMGGNSIQFASLCSYLLCRGYHVIAIDIDPRKVEMASNNAKIYGVDNYIDFIVGDFLQLAPFLKGNVAFLSPPWGGPSYKNINNFTLDLLKPVNGYTLFQVAQTITPNIIMFLPRNVDVCEVEQLSWLSSPPLNVEIEENYVHGFLKGKTAYFGNVAY, from the exons ATGGTAAATTCCCATAGCCATGGGGGCAATTTGGCAAGCTCTTCGTCTTCAACTCTGCGTCATGTTTCAGTTTTCACAATGACAACGGCAAGTCGTCGATCGAAGAAGCGCAGAAAACTTCGAAAACAAGAGG TGAATATTAGGGCGAAATTTCGAGCTACTAAAGAATCACGCCCCATTATCAGCCCAAAGATTAAAAAGTACTGGCTACAACGATACAGTTTATTTTCAAGGTACGATGAAGGTATCAAAATGGACGAAGAAGGATGGTTCTCAGTCACGCCGGAGGAAATTGCAGTCCGACATGCCCAGCGGAGTGTTGGCGGTGGAGTTGTGGTTGATTGCTTTGCTGGTATGGGTGGCAATTCCATTCAATTTGCTTCATT ATGTTCGTATTTACTTTGTAGGGGATATCACGTTATTGCGATAGATATTGATCCTCGAAAGGTTGAAATGGCATCAAACAATGCAAAGATCTATGGTGTGGACAATTATATTGATTTCATTGTCGGAGACTTTTTGCAATTAGCACCATTTCTAAAG GGTAATGTAGCATTTCTTTCTCCACCATGGGGAGGACCTTCATATAAGAATATAAACAATTTTACACTCGATTTACTCAAGCCAGTTAATGG GTATACATTGTTTCAAGTAGCTCAAACAATAACCCCAAACATCATTATGTTTTTGCCTCGAAATGTGGATGTTTGTGAAGTTGAACAACTTTCTTGGCTCTCTTCTCCTCCTCTAAATGTTGAG ATCGAAGAAAATTATGTGCATGGGTTTTTGAAGGGCAAAACTGCTTATTTTGGTAATGTTGCATATTAG